The Rhodococcus antarcticus DNA segment ACGGTGGTGGTGGGGGCGGCGAGGGTGGCGGTCATGGTTCCTCCAGGTGGGGTGGTGCAAGGCCGGTCGGCCTAGCGCCTGCCGGGGGACTCGAACCCCCGTTGCTACCCTTCGCAGGCTACTCACACTTGCACAGACAGTGCAACTTACACGGCCGACGCGAAGGTCAGCTGCCCGAACCTCGGTGCCACGTCGTCCTCCACGGCGCCGGCCAGCATGTCGCGGGCCTCGACCAGGGCGTAGGGGAGTCCGATGAAGCCCCAGCAGGACTCCACCTCGACGTAGTCGCTGGGCTCGTCGACGTCGTCATCCCAGGTGGTGGCGTGCTCCACCACGATCCCGTACACGTCGCCCTCGGCCCAGCTCCGGTACTCCCCGGCCACTGCGACCAGGTAGGCGTCGCGCTCGGCCAGGGTGGTGGGGTACTGGGTCACCTCTGCGAGTCGGGCGTCATCCTCGACCCAGAGAAGGTCAGGGCCGGAACGGTGCGGGCTGGACATGGTGAGCGCTCGGCGCCCCTCGACCAGCCACAGGTAGCGCGGCAGGCTGTCGCGGTCCATCCCCCGACCGACTGCGCCACCCAGGGTGCTGGACAGGTCCTCGTCACGGTCCAGGCTGTCGTAGACGTACTCCCCCACCCGGCCGTCGAACTCCACCGTGTACAGCCACACGCCCGTGTCACCGTCACGCGGGCTCATCGGGTCGTCGTCGTACACCAGGCGGGCTCGGAAGCGGGAGTCCTCGGAGTAGATGGTCTCAGCGGTGTCGCTCATGTCGTGCTCTCTCTCAGCTCGTACGGGTCAGCAGGTCGCGGAGTGCGCCTGCCAGGTCGTGTGCGGAGTCCTTCATGGCGTCGTCGTGGGCCTCCCACTCGCCCGGGGTGAGGTCGACGTACCCCATCGGTGCCTCCTCCAGCGCGTCCTCCAGGTTCTTCTCGTGCCGGGCCACCGCCTCGTCGTAGGCAGTCAGGGCCTCGACGGCGCTCTCCCGGGAGAACAGGGCTCCCCACTGCTCGGCAGCGGTCGTGCTCGGGGTGTCGGTCTCGTTGCTCATGTCGGTCTCTCTCTCAGGTGAGGTCGGCGCCGCACTCGTCGCAGGTGCGGTCGTCGGTGGTGAGGTGCGGCTCGTTGCCGCCGGGCGAGGACGGGCACCCGGCCGTGTCGCAGGCGGGGTGGTGCTCCCCGCCGTAGCCACACTCCGTGCACGGCTCGGCGCTCATGCCAGAGCCCGCAGGGTGGCGACGTAGGCGCCGTGCATCACGGTCGTCAGGACCATGTTCAGGTGGTCCCACTCCTCGGCCTCGGCGACATAGTCTGGCCAGGAGACGTACTCGTGCTGCTCCAGCATCTCCCCGGCCCAGGAGTCGTGACGGTTCTCGAAGGGGTTCCACTCGGGCCAGTCCTCGTCCGGGTCGGACGCGCTGTTGAACAGGTAGTCGAGGGCGACAGCCGCGCCGTGCTGGGCAGCGGCCATGATCGCGGGGTCGGGGATCGTCTGCTCGTCCATCACAGGGACCGGAAGACGTAGATGGACAGGCCGGGGGCGTCCACGCTGTACAGGTCTCCGCCGATGAAGGCGTCACGACCGAACGCCTCCATGTCGAAGTAGGAGGTCACCTCGTCGGGCAGACCGTGGAGCATCCCGGTGCTCTCGACGTACTCCCCCGCCCAGTCGGCCGGGCTGTCGAAGACACCTTCGTAGCACTCGCGGAAGTCCGACACGGTGGACTCGTCGACCTCGGCCGAGCCCTGGTAGGACAGGTAGGCGGCGAACGGGTCGCACTCGAAGTCCTCCACGTCGGCCAGCACCTCGGCCAGCCGGTCCGCGTCGCCCGGGGCGCACTCACCCTTCAGCGCTCCGCCGAACCCCTCGTGGTCCATCACCCACAGTTCCTCGCAGGAGGTGTGC contains these protein-coding regions:
- a CDS encoding antirestriction protein ArdA, producing MDPKVWIGCLACYNDGALVGEWFDALGAGEIDLAQVHAGSPRRLHTSCEELWVMDHEGFGGALKGECAPGDADRLAEVLADVEDFECDPFAAYLSYQGSAEVDESTVSDFRECYEGVFDSPADWAGEYVESTGMLHGLPDEVTSYFDMEAFGRDAFIGGDLYSVDAPGLSIYVFRSL